In the Mytilus galloprovincialis chromosome 10, xbMytGall1.hap1.1, whole genome shotgun sequence genome, one interval contains:
- the LOC143048250 gene encoding uncharacterized protein LOC143048250 isoform X1: protein MLSKDVDVDKSKAKLVQQYKNHIERVFGITLSAWSRLYDQAENGRSDEDGMSTFRMSSEYSQESLEKAKNYIGSLTAEGEEDFERIVEELSHEELNMVLENQNIIENESQAVLEFIKNSNDISIFGNCKNVRIAHAILNKMREKIKADESCFHMQDLINQSHFSMCSVDTIYSHDKSNIETSQTGRNNILTERQESLQTDGCPAESFISSSDNFKDIGNNYMIDQLCRENVFSSPDEGDVTPDNECSSDRLSYNYCESFPSLSSRTPSSEPTPPLPNSDDENDVEVDRIIQDTKNRAQIEFALKLGYSEFEIATVLKRLQPDVSQNEMLSELIKVGMSGSFVADNGESETEEIYCSSESSVPFSSYHDDNDFNNLRPIVIDGSNVAMSHGNKEVFSCHGIQLAVDWFRQRGHTQITVFVPQWRKESSRPDARITDQDILNQLEKEKTLVFTPARRIGGKRVVCYDDRYVLKLAAENDGVVVSNDNYRDLINEKPEYKKVVEERLLMFSFVNDRFMPPDDPLGRRGPSLDNFLSRQPARSQENLPPPCPYGSKKCTYGNKCKYYHPERGNIPQKSVTDKLAEHAKQKIQEVRAKAEAGVEKKKLLARKPKLALQRTKSLATELPNDLISGKIDTDFQKLSMEDVLKTTSEKDDKWKQYDEKLTIHRRKLEQLEQEEQVRQDEELRRQKDQEYLNTFSGGNTRSNTPSPNRLSPSPIRPQEQFLSGHLLLAKKLSDEANDSKLRRTDEHSYTKSPLAATQSQPVLSQEPANPQQPQHKKLSRQYSLQGAQDPRLKPNVRPQMSYDPSMMYKQSAYPSGQYEQSSSQYSVRHRPFDQSQPYNTEEDHYIHSASYNTERYKPRPKESEGTYLSPESQHMSLARMQSAPEVIHHIREQSIGRPIGKMMRQNSSSDTQLHIMGGETDPFNYNLFPQSNVERSSITKRQDSVTYNIGGQMQQEQYRRSSSTVGQYHYQGDQSYSQQPNLSHEPSHDPRWTFPEQGFQQPSYSIGPTSDMRENQPFFGREMSHDFTSLRSRGSQMWQNQHNIRHSSSYAGPSNDPFQQARHSIPSSMSSSDFHHMQSQISTEEFGAQSRPMGVPILGAQSVVPQTYQSIPPTDKRYALYYHLCALFPEPKVRAVMNQFPDIDNPQELCAYLIGAK from the exons ATGTTATCAAAAGATGTAGATGTAGATAAATCTAAGGCGAAATTAGTTCAGCAATATAAAAACCATATTGAACGTGTGTTTGGAATAACACTGTCTGCATGGTCACGTTTGTATGACCAAGCAGAAAATGGGAGGTCGGATGAAGATGGAATGTCGACATTTCGAATGTCGTCAGAATATTCACAGGAAAGTCTTGAAAAAGCGAAA AACTATATTGGGTCATTAACAGCTGAAGGAGAAGAAGACTTTGAGAGGATTGTGGAAGAATTATCACACGAAGAATTGAACATGGTATTggaaaatcaaaatattatagaaaatgaATCTCAAGCCGTTTTGGAATTCATTAAAAACTCCAATGACATTTCTATAtttggaaactgcaaaaatgttagAATTGCACAtgctattttgaataaaatgagagaaaaaataaaagcaGATGAATCTTGCTTTCACATGCAGGATTTAATTAACCAATCACATTTCAGTATGTGCAGTGTGGACACAATTTATAGTCATGACAAATCCAACATAGAGACAAGCCAAACAGGAAGAAATAATATATTAACTGAACGTCAGGAAAGCTTGCAAACTGATGGTTGTCCTGCTGAAAGTTTCATTTCTTCTTCTGATAATTTTAAGGATATAGGAAATAATTATATGATTGACCAATTATGTAGGGAAAATGTTTTTAGTTCACCTGACGAGGGAGATGTTACTCCAGATAATGAATGTTCTAGTGATAGATTAAGCTACAATTATTGTGAATCTTTTCCGTCATTGTCTAGTCGGACACCGTCCTCTGAACCCACTCCTCCATTGCCAAATTCTGATGATGAGAACGATGTAGAAGTAGATAGAATTATTCAAGACACAAAAAATCGGGCTCAAATTGAATTTGCACTGAAGTTAGGATATTCAGAATTTGAAATTGCAACAGTTTTAAAAAGACTTCAGCCTGATGTTAGTCAAAATGAAATGTTGTCAGAACTTATTAAAGTTGGCATGTCAGGTTCATTTGTGGCTGACAATGGAGAAAGTGAAACAGAAGAGATTTATTGTAGTTCAGAAAGTTCAGTGCCATTTTCAAGTTACCATGATGATAATGACTTCAATAACCTTCGACCTATTGTTATAGATGGAAGTAATGTTGCAATGAG TCATGGGAATAAAGAAGTTTTTTCATGTCATGGAATACAGCTTGCAGTTGATTGGTTTAGACAAAGAGGCCATACACAGATTACTGTATTCGTACCTCAGTGGAGGAAAGAATCTTCCAGACCTGATGCAAGAATTACAG ATCAAGATATTTTGAATCAATTGGAGAAAGAAAAAACTCTTGTGTTCACACCAGCTCGCAGAATTGGAGGGAAAAGAGTTGTGTGTTATGATGACAGATATGTTTTAAAACTTGCTGCAGAAAATGATGGAGTAGTTGTGTCCAATGATAATTATAGAGACTTGATTAACGAAAAACCAGAGTATAAAAAAGTGGTGGAAGAAAGACTTCTTATGTTTAGTTTTGTCAATGATAG ATTTATGCCCCCTGATGATCCATTAGGGAGACGCGGACCAAGCCTAGATAACTTTCTTAGTCGCCAGCCAGCAAGGTCACAGGAAAATTTACCACCCCCATGTCCTTATGGTTCCAAGAAATGTACATATGGCAACAAGTGTAAATACTATCATCCAGAAAGAGGAAATATTCCACAGAAGTCTGTTACAGACAAGTTAGCTGAGCATGCTAAACAGAAAATACAAGAAGTTAGAGCTAAAGCTGAAG CTGGTGTTGAGAAAAAGAAACTACTTGCAAGAAAACCCAAGTTAGCATTGCAAAGGACAAAATCCCTGGCAACAGAGCTACCAAACGACCTTATATCTGGTAAAATTGACACGGACTTTCAAAAACTTTCGATGGAAGACGTTTTAAAGACAACATCAGAAAAAGATGATAAATGGAAGCAATACGATGAAAAACTGACTATACATCGTAGAAAATTAGAACAACTAGAACAAGAAGAACAAGTTAGACAAGATGAAGAATTAAGGCGACAAAAGGATCAGGAATACTTAAACACATTTTCTGGAGGAAACACAAGGTCAAATACACCTTCACCTAATCGTTTGAGTCCTTCACCAATCAGACCACAGGAGCAGTTCTTGAGTGGCCATCTCTTACTAGCTAAGAAATTGTCTGATGAAGCAAATGATTCAAAATTAAGAAGGACAGATGAACATTCTTACACAAAAAGCCCCCTTGCTGCTACCCAATCACAACCAGTGTTATCACAAGAACCAGCCAATCCTCAACAACCACAGCATAAAAAACTTAGTAGACAGTATTCATTACAAGGTGCACAAGATCCTAGATTAAAGCCTAATGTTCGTCCACAAATGTCCTATGATCCTAGTATGATGTATAAACAAAGTGCTTATCCAAGTGGTCAGTATGAACAGTCGTCTAGTCAGTATTCTGTTAGGCACAGACCCTTTGACCAGTCACAGCCCTATAACACTGAAGAAGATCATTACATACATAGTGCGAGTTACAACACAGAGAGATACAAGCCAAGACCAAAAGAAAGTGAAGGCACATACTTATCCCCAGAATCACAACACATGTCATTAGCTAGGATGCAGAGTGCTCCGGAGGTTATTCATCATATAAGGGAACAATCTATTGGCAGACCCATCGGGAAAATGATGAGGCAAAATAGTTCATCTGACACCCAACTTCATATCATGGGTGGAGAAACAGACCCctttaattataatttgtttcCTCAAAGTAATGTTGAAAGATCATCAATTACGAAAAGACAAGACAGTGTGACATATAATATTGGTGGACAAATGCAACAAGAGCAATATCGTAGGTCTTCCTCAACAGTTGGACAATATCATTACCAGGGGGATCAATCATATTCACAACAGCCTAATCTGTCACATGAACCATCACATGACCCACGATGGACATTCCCTGAACAAGGATTTCAACAACCAAGCTACAGCATAGGACCAACATCTGACATGCGTGAAAACCAACCCTTTTTTGGCCGGGAAATGTCACATGATTTTACATCGTTGCGAAGCAGGGGTAGTCAAATGTGGCAGAATCAGCACAATATACGACATTCTTCTTCATATGCTGGACCAAGTAATGATCCTTTTCAACAAGCAAGACATTCAATTCCATCAAGCATGTCAAGTTCAGACTTTCATCACATGCAATCACAAATAAGCACTGAAGAATTTGGTGCACAATCAAGACCCATGGGTGTTCCTATTCTTGGTGCTCAAAGTGTTGTACCACAAACTTACCAGTCTATCCCACCGACAGATAAACGTTATGCTCTGTATTATCATTTATGTGCTCTGTTTCCTGAACCTAAGGTTCGTGCTGTGATGAACCAGTTTCCAGATATAGACAATCCACAAGAGCTTTGTGCTTACTTAATAGGTGCAAAATAA
- the LOC143048250 gene encoding uncharacterized protein LOC143048250 isoform X2: MVLENQNIIENESQAVLEFIKNSNDISIFGNCKNVRIAHAILNKMREKIKADESCFHMQDLINQSHFSMCSVDTIYSHDKSNIETSQTGRNNILTERQESLQTDGCPAESFISSSDNFKDIGNNYMIDQLCRENVFSSPDEGDVTPDNECSSDRLSYNYCESFPSLSSRTPSSEPTPPLPNSDDENDVEVDRIIQDTKNRAQIEFALKLGYSEFEIATVLKRLQPDVSQNEMLSELIKVGMSGSFVADNGESETEEIYCSSESSVPFSSYHDDNDFNNLRPIVIDGSNVAMSHGNKEVFSCHGIQLAVDWFRQRGHTQITVFVPQWRKESSRPDARITDQDILNQLEKEKTLVFTPARRIGGKRVVCYDDRYVLKLAAENDGVVVSNDNYRDLINEKPEYKKVVEERLLMFSFVNDRFMPPDDPLGRRGPSLDNFLSRQPARSQENLPPPCPYGSKKCTYGNKCKYYHPERGNIPQKSVTDKLAEHAKQKIQEVRAKAEAGVEKKKLLARKPKLALQRTKSLATELPNDLISGKIDTDFQKLSMEDVLKTTSEKDDKWKQYDEKLTIHRRKLEQLEQEEQVRQDEELRRQKDQEYLNTFSGGNTRSNTPSPNRLSPSPIRPQEQFLSGHLLLAKKLSDEANDSKLRRTDEHSYTKSPLAATQSQPVLSQEPANPQQPQHKKLSRQYSLQGAQDPRLKPNVRPQMSYDPSMMYKQSAYPSGQYEQSSSQYSVRHRPFDQSQPYNTEEDHYIHSASYNTERYKPRPKESEGTYLSPESQHMSLARMQSAPEVIHHIREQSIGRPIGKMMRQNSSSDTQLHIMGGETDPFNYNLFPQSNVERSSITKRQDSVTYNIGGQMQQEQYRRSSSTVGQYHYQGDQSYSQQPNLSHEPSHDPRWTFPEQGFQQPSYSIGPTSDMRENQPFFGREMSHDFTSLRSRGSQMWQNQHNIRHSSSYAGPSNDPFQQARHSIPSSMSSSDFHHMQSQISTEEFGAQSRPMGVPILGAQSVVPQTYQSIPPTDKRYALYYHLCALFPEPKVRAVMNQFPDIDNPQELCAYLIGAK; the protein is encoded by the exons ATGGTATTggaaaatcaaaatattatagaaaatgaATCTCAAGCCGTTTTGGAATTCATTAAAAACTCCAATGACATTTCTATAtttggaaactgcaaaaatgttagAATTGCACAtgctattttgaataaaatgagagaaaaaataaaagcaGATGAATCTTGCTTTCACATGCAGGATTTAATTAACCAATCACATTTCAGTATGTGCAGTGTGGACACAATTTATAGTCATGACAAATCCAACATAGAGACAAGCCAAACAGGAAGAAATAATATATTAACTGAACGTCAGGAAAGCTTGCAAACTGATGGTTGTCCTGCTGAAAGTTTCATTTCTTCTTCTGATAATTTTAAGGATATAGGAAATAATTATATGATTGACCAATTATGTAGGGAAAATGTTTTTAGTTCACCTGACGAGGGAGATGTTACTCCAGATAATGAATGTTCTAGTGATAGATTAAGCTACAATTATTGTGAATCTTTTCCGTCATTGTCTAGTCGGACACCGTCCTCTGAACCCACTCCTCCATTGCCAAATTCTGATGATGAGAACGATGTAGAAGTAGATAGAATTATTCAAGACACAAAAAATCGGGCTCAAATTGAATTTGCACTGAAGTTAGGATATTCAGAATTTGAAATTGCAACAGTTTTAAAAAGACTTCAGCCTGATGTTAGTCAAAATGAAATGTTGTCAGAACTTATTAAAGTTGGCATGTCAGGTTCATTTGTGGCTGACAATGGAGAAAGTGAAACAGAAGAGATTTATTGTAGTTCAGAAAGTTCAGTGCCATTTTCAAGTTACCATGATGATAATGACTTCAATAACCTTCGACCTATTGTTATAGATGGAAGTAATGTTGCAATGAG TCATGGGAATAAAGAAGTTTTTTCATGTCATGGAATACAGCTTGCAGTTGATTGGTTTAGACAAAGAGGCCATACACAGATTACTGTATTCGTACCTCAGTGGAGGAAAGAATCTTCCAGACCTGATGCAAGAATTACAG ATCAAGATATTTTGAATCAATTGGAGAAAGAAAAAACTCTTGTGTTCACACCAGCTCGCAGAATTGGAGGGAAAAGAGTTGTGTGTTATGATGACAGATATGTTTTAAAACTTGCTGCAGAAAATGATGGAGTAGTTGTGTCCAATGATAATTATAGAGACTTGATTAACGAAAAACCAGAGTATAAAAAAGTGGTGGAAGAAAGACTTCTTATGTTTAGTTTTGTCAATGATAG ATTTATGCCCCCTGATGATCCATTAGGGAGACGCGGACCAAGCCTAGATAACTTTCTTAGTCGCCAGCCAGCAAGGTCACAGGAAAATTTACCACCCCCATGTCCTTATGGTTCCAAGAAATGTACATATGGCAACAAGTGTAAATACTATCATCCAGAAAGAGGAAATATTCCACAGAAGTCTGTTACAGACAAGTTAGCTGAGCATGCTAAACAGAAAATACAAGAAGTTAGAGCTAAAGCTGAAG CTGGTGTTGAGAAAAAGAAACTACTTGCAAGAAAACCCAAGTTAGCATTGCAAAGGACAAAATCCCTGGCAACAGAGCTACCAAACGACCTTATATCTGGTAAAATTGACACGGACTTTCAAAAACTTTCGATGGAAGACGTTTTAAAGACAACATCAGAAAAAGATGATAAATGGAAGCAATACGATGAAAAACTGACTATACATCGTAGAAAATTAGAACAACTAGAACAAGAAGAACAAGTTAGACAAGATGAAGAATTAAGGCGACAAAAGGATCAGGAATACTTAAACACATTTTCTGGAGGAAACACAAGGTCAAATACACCTTCACCTAATCGTTTGAGTCCTTCACCAATCAGACCACAGGAGCAGTTCTTGAGTGGCCATCTCTTACTAGCTAAGAAATTGTCTGATGAAGCAAATGATTCAAAATTAAGAAGGACAGATGAACATTCTTACACAAAAAGCCCCCTTGCTGCTACCCAATCACAACCAGTGTTATCACAAGAACCAGCCAATCCTCAACAACCACAGCATAAAAAACTTAGTAGACAGTATTCATTACAAGGTGCACAAGATCCTAGATTAAAGCCTAATGTTCGTCCACAAATGTCCTATGATCCTAGTATGATGTATAAACAAAGTGCTTATCCAAGTGGTCAGTATGAACAGTCGTCTAGTCAGTATTCTGTTAGGCACAGACCCTTTGACCAGTCACAGCCCTATAACACTGAAGAAGATCATTACATACATAGTGCGAGTTACAACACAGAGAGATACAAGCCAAGACCAAAAGAAAGTGAAGGCACATACTTATCCCCAGAATCACAACACATGTCATTAGCTAGGATGCAGAGTGCTCCGGAGGTTATTCATCATATAAGGGAACAATCTATTGGCAGACCCATCGGGAAAATGATGAGGCAAAATAGTTCATCTGACACCCAACTTCATATCATGGGTGGAGAAACAGACCCctttaattataatttgtttcCTCAAAGTAATGTTGAAAGATCATCAATTACGAAAAGACAAGACAGTGTGACATATAATATTGGTGGACAAATGCAACAAGAGCAATATCGTAGGTCTTCCTCAACAGTTGGACAATATCATTACCAGGGGGATCAATCATATTCACAACAGCCTAATCTGTCACATGAACCATCACATGACCCACGATGGACATTCCCTGAACAAGGATTTCAACAACCAAGCTACAGCATAGGACCAACATCTGACATGCGTGAAAACCAACCCTTTTTTGGCCGGGAAATGTCACATGATTTTACATCGTTGCGAAGCAGGGGTAGTCAAATGTGGCAGAATCAGCACAATATACGACATTCTTCTTCATATGCTGGACCAAGTAATGATCCTTTTCAACAAGCAAGACATTCAATTCCATCAAGCATGTCAAGTTCAGACTTTCATCACATGCAATCACAAATAAGCACTGAAGAATTTGGTGCACAATCAAGACCCATGGGTGTTCCTATTCTTGGTGCTCAAAGTGTTGTACCACAAACTTACCAGTCTATCCCACCGACAGATAAACGTTATGCTCTGTATTATCATTTATGTGCTCTGTTTCCTGAACCTAAGGTTCGTGCTGTGATGAACCAGTTTCCAGATATAGACAATCCACAAGAGCTTTGTGCTTACTTAATAGGTGCAAAATAA